In one Paramormyrops kingsleyae isolate MSU_618 chromosome 18, PKINGS_0.4, whole genome shotgun sequence genomic region, the following are encoded:
- the ska2 gene encoding SKA complex subunit 2 isoform X2: protein MSTVPGNGEAQENPVKLLENLSAIKARHKSLCGQIEEIAVEQKQSVEAIKVHLNTTVQLVQELQLISDYQLPPLTDKEQEAAEFLCLPDYQLTATSPSTSEVPADNESQPPSKEFEELSEVDLEAVPRSVRSNVKLADLNAFYKQLFEHFVANNSGTLNSMQMKKMNMKLSEAKLKTLKHLSLIEVDKKGCVRLATRD from the exons ATGTCCACCGTTCCGGGGAACGGGGAGGCGCAG GAAAACCCCGTGAAGCTGCTGGAGAATCTGTCTGCCATCAAGGCGCGACACAAGTCCCTATGTGGGCAAATAGAGGAGATCGCAGTGGAGCAGAAGCAGTCTGTGGAGGCCATCAAGGTCCACCTAAATACCACGGTACAGCTGGTGCAAGAGCTGCAGCTCATCTCAGACTACCAG CTTCCCCCGCTTACAGACAAAGAACAAGAGGCAGCTGAGTTTCTCTGCTTGCCTGATTATCAGCTGACAGCAACG AGCCCATCCACATCTGAGGTCCCAGCCGATAACGAGTCACAAC CCCCAAGCAAGGAGTTTGAGGAGCTAAGCGAAGTGGACCTGGAGGCGGTACCGCGCAGCGTGCGCTCCAACGTCAAGCTGGCTGACCTCAATGCCTTCTATAAGCAGCTGTTCGAACACTTCGTCGCAAACAACAG TGGGACCCTTAACTCGATGCAGATGAAGAAAATGAACATGAAGCTGAGCGAAGCCAAGTTGAAAACATTAAAGCACCTCTCCCTTATTGAAGTGGACAAGAAAGGATGTGTTCGCCTAGCAACGAGAGACTGA
- the ska2 gene encoding SKA complex subunit 2 isoform X1 encodes METAVNKLEAMFQKAEADLEYVEKQLKFEFMSTVPGNGEAQENPVKLLENLSAIKARHKSLCGQIEEIAVEQKQSVEAIKVHLNTTVQLVQELQLISDYQLPPLTDKEQEAAEFLCLPDYQLTATSPSTSEVPADNESQPPSKEFEELSEVDLEAVPRSVRSNVKLADLNAFYKQLFEHFVANNSGTLNSMQMKKMNMKLSEAKLKTLKHLSLIEVDKKGCVRLATRD; translated from the exons ATGGAGACAGCAGTCAATAAGCTGGAGGCGATG ttccaGAAAGCGGAGGCTGACCTGGAGTACGTGGAAAAACAGCTAAAGTTCGAGTTCATGTCCACCGTTCCGGGGAACGGGGAGGCGCAG GAAAACCCCGTGAAGCTGCTGGAGAATCTGTCTGCCATCAAGGCGCGACACAAGTCCCTATGTGGGCAAATAGAGGAGATCGCAGTGGAGCAGAAGCAGTCTGTGGAGGCCATCAAGGTCCACCTAAATACCACGGTACAGCTGGTGCAAGAGCTGCAGCTCATCTCAGACTACCAG CTTCCCCCGCTTACAGACAAAGAACAAGAGGCAGCTGAGTTTCTCTGCTTGCCTGATTATCAGCTGACAGCAACG AGCCCATCCACATCTGAGGTCCCAGCCGATAACGAGTCACAAC CCCCAAGCAAGGAGTTTGAGGAGCTAAGCGAAGTGGACCTGGAGGCGGTACCGCGCAGCGTGCGCTCCAACGTCAAGCTGGCTGACCTCAATGCCTTCTATAAGCAGCTGTTCGAACACTTCGTCGCAAACAACAG TGGGACCCTTAACTCGATGCAGATGAAGAAAATGAACATGAAGCTGAGCGAAGCCAAGTTGAAAACATTAAAGCACCTCTCCCTTATTGAAGTGGACAAGAAAGGATGTGTTCGCCTAGCAACGAGAGACTGA